Proteins co-encoded in one Medicago truncatula cultivar Jemalong A17 chromosome 8, MtrunA17r5.0-ANR, whole genome shotgun sequence genomic window:
- the LOC25502267 gene encoding transcription factor bHLH68 isoform X1: MNRGVYLQSSPVQQMMAGNPNNWWNTMRPPAPDHHQPNFFSTTTPNSNFQTPYPHASSLPLPSWHENQDQLPESWSHLLMNGVVYEEEKASMLSQPPSNASLVDHVKQESSVNNYVYGNEEFHGTPNSTWSQIVSVPSSSSSKSCATSFTSTSMLDFSNTKTDIRSPPSDLSSDQCNSSSAGGALKKARVQSSTFKVRKEKLGDRITALHQLVSPFGKTDTASVLLESIGYIRFLQSQIEALSLPYLGNGSGNMKKQQQQYVVQGEKNCLFPEDPGQLLNENCLKRKAVREQVCEEKEKKDLRSRGLCLVPVSCTMQVGSDNGADYWAPAFGGGFQ; this comes from the exons ATGAATAGAGGTGTTTATCTACAAAGCTCACCAGTGCAACAGATGATGGCTGGAAACCCTAACAACTGGTGGAACACCATGCGCCCTCCTGCACCTGATCATCATCAACCTAATTTCTTCTCAACTACTACTCCTAATTCTAATTTTCAAACTCCATATCCTCATGcatcttctcttcctcttccttcttGGCATGAAAATCAAGATCAACTTCCTGAGTCATGGAGTCACCTCCTCAT GAATGGTGTGGTGTATGAAGAAGAGAAGGCTAGTATGCTAAGTCAGCCTCCTTCAAATGCTTCTCTTGTTGATCATGTTAAACAAGAAAGTTCAGTGAACAACTATGTCTATGGAAATGAAGAATTTCATGGAACACCAAATTCTACTTGGTCTCAAATAGTGTCGGtgccttcttcttcctcctccaaATCCTGTGCAACAAGTTTCACCAGTACTAGCATGTTGGATTTCTCTAACACTAAAACGGATATAAGATCTCCACCATCAGATCTATCTTCTGatcag TGTAATAGCTCTTCAGCTGGTGGGGCATTGAAGAAAGCTAGGGTTCAATCATCTACATTCAAG GTTAGGAAGGAGAAGTTAGGTGACAGAATTACTGCCCTTCATCAGCTCGTTTCCCCATTTGGAAAG ACTGACACAGCCTCTGTCTTATTAGAATCTATTGGTTATATCAGATTCCTTCAGAGTCAAATTGAG GCACTTAGCTTACCATACTTGGGAAATGGATCAGGAAACatgaagaaacaacaacaacaatatgtT GTTCAAGGAGAGAAGAATTGTTTATTCCCTGAAGACCCTGGTCAG CTGCTGAATGAAAACTGTCTGAAGAGAAAGGCAGTTAGGGAACAG GTCtgtgaagaaaaagaaaagaaagaccTGAGGAGCAGAGGATTGTGTTTGGTTCCAGTGTCATGCACAATGCAAGTTGGAAGTGACAATGGAGCTGATTATTGGGCTCCTGCTTTTGGTGGGGGATTTCAGTAG
- the LOC25502267 gene encoding transcription factor bHLH68 isoform X2 translates to MNRGVYLQSSPVQQMMAGNPNNWWNTMRPPAPDHHQPNFFSTTTPNSNFQTPYPHASSLPLPSWHENQDQLPESWSHLLMNGVVYEEEKASMLSQPPSNASLVDHVKQESSVNNYVYGNEEFHGTPNSTWSQIVSVPSSSSSKSCATSFTSTSMLDFSNTKTDIRSPPSDLSSDQCNSSSAGGALKKARVQSSTFKVRKEKLGDRITALHQLVSPFGKTDTASVLLESIGYIRFLQSQIEALSLPYLGNGSGNMKKQQQQYVQGEKNCLFPEDPGQLLNENCLKRKAVREQVCEEKEKKDLRSRGLCLVPVSCTMQVGSDNGADYWAPAFGGGFQ, encoded by the exons ATGAATAGAGGTGTTTATCTACAAAGCTCACCAGTGCAACAGATGATGGCTGGAAACCCTAACAACTGGTGGAACACCATGCGCCCTCCTGCACCTGATCATCATCAACCTAATTTCTTCTCAACTACTACTCCTAATTCTAATTTTCAAACTCCATATCCTCATGcatcttctcttcctcttccttcttGGCATGAAAATCAAGATCAACTTCCTGAGTCATGGAGTCACCTCCTCAT GAATGGTGTGGTGTATGAAGAAGAGAAGGCTAGTATGCTAAGTCAGCCTCCTTCAAATGCTTCTCTTGTTGATCATGTTAAACAAGAAAGTTCAGTGAACAACTATGTCTATGGAAATGAAGAATTTCATGGAACACCAAATTCTACTTGGTCTCAAATAGTGTCGGtgccttcttcttcctcctccaaATCCTGTGCAACAAGTTTCACCAGTACTAGCATGTTGGATTTCTCTAACACTAAAACGGATATAAGATCTCCACCATCAGATCTATCTTCTGatcag TGTAATAGCTCTTCAGCTGGTGGGGCATTGAAGAAAGCTAGGGTTCAATCATCTACATTCAAG GTTAGGAAGGAGAAGTTAGGTGACAGAATTACTGCCCTTCATCAGCTCGTTTCCCCATTTGGAAAG ACTGACACAGCCTCTGTCTTATTAGAATCTATTGGTTATATCAGATTCCTTCAGAGTCAAATTGAG GCACTTAGCTTACCATACTTGGGAAATGGATCAGGAAACatgaagaaacaacaacaacaatat GTTCAAGGAGAGAAGAATTGTTTATTCCCTGAAGACCCTGGTCAG CTGCTGAATGAAAACTGTCTGAAGAGAAAGGCAGTTAGGGAACAG GTCtgtgaagaaaaagaaaagaaagaccTGAGGAGCAGAGGATTGTGTTTGGTTCCAGTGTCATGCACAATGCAAGTTGGAAGTGACAATGGAGCTGATTATTGGGCTCCTGCTTTTGGTGGGGGATTTCAGTAG